The following are from one region of the Polyodon spathula isolate WHYD16114869_AA unplaced genomic scaffold, ASM1765450v1 scaffolds_900, whole genome shotgun sequence genome:
- the LOC121309142 gene encoding zinc finger protein 653-like isoform X2 — MAENRAVKEEASCSVEVTLDRDSVRPVYDYLNRPRGRPRLPDWARTPRRMKGRKKYDARRVYLGETHRLWCELRRRTPCWSDSELAGYLIKLEGRYGETYREKHGKQLIWDIYNGKPQGEQCDVNCLQSLVSWYEAHRLTCPHEPQLRSLEPGLGFSASAVWQCQGGHRFHQHLSSPDREASDSENESHTDSVGTTKKEADAKRPACESPGSIEADSSDCSSDCINTIESQDQAPLRTRRHGPGLYIESDGTVKTFRCPYEGCSQVYVTVKSYRNHVNIVHKKGRTEVCSHPGCGKKFYLLNHLQRHMVTHSEARDFTCPLCDKSFKRKNHLEVHQRTHTGETPLQCQYCGFQCRQRASLNWHMKKKHTPPAAQYDYSCELCGKGFEKVESVKFHKLKSHPESTEREGRGGTHSPLRIPGDIQRAPSERGGGARTAPSES, encoded by the exons ATGGCAGAGAATCGCGCTGTCAAAGAAGAGGCGTCCTGCTCGGTGGAGGTGACGCTGGACCGGGACTCGGTCCGGCCGGTTTATGATTACCTGAACCGGCCCCGAGGCCGGCCCCGCCTCCCCGACTGGGCCCGCACGCCGCGGCGAATGAAGGGGCGAAAGAAGTACGATGCGCGGCGGGTTTACCTCGGGGAGACGCACCGGCTCTGGTGCGAACTGAGGCGGCGCACCCCGTGTTGGAGTGACAGTGAGCTTGCAGGGTACCTCATCAAACTGGAGGGCAGATACGGGGAGACTTACCGGGAGAAACACGG aaaacagctGATATGGGATATATATAATGGGAAACCACAAG GGGAGCAGTGTGATGTGAACTGTCTGCAGAGCCTGGTGAGCTGGTACGAGGCTCACCGGCTGACCTGCCCTCACGAGCCGCAGCTCCGATCCCTGGAGCCGGGACTGGGCTTCTCCGCCAGCGCGGTGTGGCAGTGCCAGGGAGGACACCGCTTCCACCAGCACCTCTCCTCACCGGACAGGGAGGCCAGCGACTCGGAGAACGAGAGCCACACCGACAGTGTGGGAACAACCAAGAAAG AAGCCGACGCCAAGCGGCCTGCGTGTGAAAGCCCGGGTTCGATTGAGGCGGATAGCTCTGACTGCAGCTCGGACTGTATCAACACCATTGAATCACAAGACCAGGCGCCGCTGAG GACAAGGAGACACGGCCCGGGGCTGTACATCGAGTCGGACGGCACAGTCAAGACGTTTCGTTGCCCGTACGAGGGCTGCAGCCAGGTCTACGTCACAGTCAAAAGCTACAGG AACCACGTGAACATCGTTCACAAGAAGGGCAGGACGGAGGTCTGCTCCCATCCTGGGTGTGGGAAGAAATTCTACCTGCTCAACCATCTTCAACGCCACATGGTGACTCACTCAG AGGCCCGGGATTTCACCTGCCCGCTTTGTGACAAATCTTTCAAACGCAAGAACCACCTGGAGGTGCATCagagaactcacacaggagagacccCACTGCA GTGCCAGTACTGTGGGTTCCAGTGCCGCCAGCGGGCTTCTCTCAACTGGCACATGAAGAAAAAGCACACGCCCCCTGCTGCGCAGTACGACTATAGCTGCGAGCTCTGCGGAAAAGGGTTCGAGAAAGTGGAGAGCGTGAAGTTCCACAAGCTAAAGAGCCATCCAGAGAGCACCGAgcgagaggggagggggggcacGCACAGCCCCCTCCGAATCCCAGGAGACATCCAGAGAGCACCGAgcgagaggggagggggggcacGCACAGCCCCCTCCGAATCCTAG
- the LOC121309142 gene encoding zinc finger protein 653-like isoform X1, producing MAENRAVKEEASCSVEVTLDRDSVRPVYDYLNRPRGRPRLPDWARTPRRMKGRKKYDARRVYLGETHRLWCELRRRTPCWSDSELAGYLIKLEGRYGETYREKHGKQLIWDIYNGKPQGEQCDVNCLQSLVSWYEAHRLTCPHEPQLRSLEPGLGFSASAVWQCQGGHRFHQHLSSPDREASDSENESHTDSVGTTKKVLVQDAATVNQPHQCQGAAVSYSSAPLAQSHSCTQEADAKRPACESPGSIEADSSDCSSDCINTIESQDQAPLRTRRHGPGLYIESDGTVKTFRCPYEGCSQVYVTVKSYRNHVNIVHKKGRTEVCSHPGCGKKFYLLNHLQRHMVTHSEARDFTCPLCDKSFKRKNHLEVHQRTHTGETPLQCQYCGFQCRQRASLNWHMKKKHTPPAAQYDYSCELCGKGFEKVESVKFHKLKSHPESTEREGRGGTHSPLRIPGDIQRAPSERGGGARTAPSES from the exons ATGGCAGAGAATCGCGCTGTCAAAGAAGAGGCGTCCTGCTCGGTGGAGGTGACGCTGGACCGGGACTCGGTCCGGCCGGTTTATGATTACCTGAACCGGCCCCGAGGCCGGCCCCGCCTCCCCGACTGGGCCCGCACGCCGCGGCGAATGAAGGGGCGAAAGAAGTACGATGCGCGGCGGGTTTACCTCGGGGAGACGCACCGGCTCTGGTGCGAACTGAGGCGGCGCACCCCGTGTTGGAGTGACAGTGAGCTTGCAGGGTACCTCATCAAACTGGAGGGCAGATACGGGGAGACTTACCGGGAGAAACACGG aaaacagctGATATGGGATATATATAATGGGAAACCACAAG GGGAGCAGTGTGATGTGAACTGTCTGCAGAGCCTGGTGAGCTGGTACGAGGCTCACCGGCTGACCTGCCCTCACGAGCCGCAGCTCCGATCCCTGGAGCCGGGACTGGGCTTCTCCGCCAGCGCGGTGTGGCAGTGCCAGGGAGGACACCGCTTCCACCAGCACCTCTCCTCACCGGACAGGGAGGCCAGCGACTCGGAGAACGAGAGCCACACCGACAGTGTGGGAACAACCAAGAAAG TTCTGGTCCAGGACGCTGCCACAGTGAACCAGCCACACCAGTGTCAGGGTGCTGCTGTTTCATACAGTTCAGCACCGCTAGCACAGTCACACAGCTGCACTCAAG AAGCCGACGCCAAGCGGCCTGCGTGTGAAAGCCCGGGTTCGATTGAGGCGGATAGCTCTGACTGCAGCTCGGACTGTATCAACACCATTGAATCACAAGACCAGGCGCCGCTGAG GACAAGGAGACACGGCCCGGGGCTGTACATCGAGTCGGACGGCACAGTCAAGACGTTTCGTTGCCCGTACGAGGGCTGCAGCCAGGTCTACGTCACAGTCAAAAGCTACAGG AACCACGTGAACATCGTTCACAAGAAGGGCAGGACGGAGGTCTGCTCCCATCCTGGGTGTGGGAAGAAATTCTACCTGCTCAACCATCTTCAACGCCACATGGTGACTCACTCAG AGGCCCGGGATTTCACCTGCCCGCTTTGTGACAAATCTTTCAAACGCAAGAACCACCTGGAGGTGCATCagagaactcacacaggagagacccCACTGCA GTGCCAGTACTGTGGGTTCCAGTGCCGCCAGCGGGCTTCTCTCAACTGGCACATGAAGAAAAAGCACACGCCCCCTGCTGCGCAGTACGACTATAGCTGCGAGCTCTGCGGAAAAGGGTTCGAGAAAGTGGAGAGCGTGAAGTTCCACAAGCTAAAGAGCCATCCAGAGAGCACCGAgcgagaggggagggggggcacGCACAGCCCCCTCCGAATCCCAGGAGACATCCAGAGAGCACCGAgcgagaggggagggggggcacGCACAGCCCCCTCCGAATCCTAG